The DNA window TGTAGTCGGCGGCGCTGTCCACCAGGGGCCGGCTTCGGCGAGGCGCATCGGTGAGCGGGTGGCGGGATCGGCGGCGACGGCGAGCAGTGCCGGGACGACCCGGTCGGCGGGGTGCCCGCGGTGCACGACCGCGAGTTGGATCGCGGGCAGCAGCCCCGCTGCGGTCCAGCGGGACGTCGAGCAGCCGGCCGCCCGGCGGGCGCCGGCGCACTCGGCGGCGAGCGCCGCCAGGTCGCTGATGCCGCACGCGATGAGCAGCGCCGCGCCGGGCGACCGGTGCGGTGTCGTGGGGGTGGAGGGGGGTGTCTCGGTAGAGGTCTCTGGGTTGGGCGGCACATCTGCGGCCACCCTCGCCGCGGATCTGCGGCCAGGGGTAGCCGTGACGGTGCGGCCACCCTGCGGCAGCCGTGACGGGGTAGCCGCACCGGTGCGGCCACCCTGCGGCAGCCGTGACGGGGTAGCCGCAGAACTGCGGCCACCTCCTGACCTGCCCCTTTCCGGCGCAGCGAGCCCTGGGTTGCTGGTGCGGAGGTGGTAGCGGTTGGTCAGGTTCTGCCGCCCGTCGTGCCGGCGCTCGACCCGGACCACGAGGGCGCTCTCCAGTTCGCGCATCGCCCGGTCGACCGAGTCGACCGAGCGATGCAGCCGAGCGGCGAGCAGCCGCCGGGAGGGCATGCGGCAGCCGGAGCTGCCGCCGTAGCGGAGCAGCAGCACGTAGAGCCGGAACGCGGCATCGGAAAGCTCGCCGTCGATCACCCACTCCGGCACGATCGCGAACCGCTGCTCCTCGACGACCAGGCTGCCATCGTCACCGACCCCGTCAGCAAGCTTGGCGGCACTCATGACGCGGCCGGTGTCGGCACCTCGAGGTGCGCGACGTGCAGGCCGGGGGCGGTGCGCCCACGAATGCCTTGCCAGTGCCAGCGGCACAGGTAGACGTGCGCGCCGTAGCGGTTGGACAGCAGCACGGCGGCCGCCTCAGGACAGGACGAGGCCTCGCAGTGATGCACGGATGCGGCCATGGAACGGGCTCCTCAGCAGGGCAGGAGGAAGCGCCGCGGCGGCCCCGTCGAGGTGAGACGGGCCGTCCGGCATGCGGAGCGGTGCGCTAGCAGCGCGCTAGCAACCGCCGCGGACCTGCACGCAAGTACCGCTACAGGCGGCACTCGACTGACAGGGCGTCTGCACATCACCGCAGGTCAGGGACGTGTGGGCGTCAGTCGTCATCAGCCGTACCGACGTCACTCTGCCTTGTAATCGGGCGGTTAGGGGTTCAAGTCCCCTCGTCGGCCCTACGCGCGGTTGCGCCATCTGCTCGAACGCCCCGGCTCCGGGCTCAGGCTCCGGGCGCAGGTGCCGATACAACCCCGCATGAGCGGTACCGCGGTCATCGCGACACCCCGAGCCGCCGGCCTGTGCTCGGCCAGTCTCTGCACGGTCATGTGCGCCACCCTCTGCACCGCCCTGCTCGTGGGCGCCACCACCCATGCCGCGGCAGCTGCGGCCACTGCGAGCGTCTCGGCGGGGGCCCTGCTCGTGACCCTGGAGCTCACCCGCTCCATCCCCGCGTGGATGCGGCCTCGGCGAACGCGCTGCCGC is part of the Motilibacter peucedani genome and encodes:
- a CDS encoding helix-turn-helix domain-containing protein — translated: MSAAKLADGVGDDGSLVVEEQRFAIVPEWVIDGELSDAAFRLYVLLLRYGGSSGCRMPSRRLLAARLHRSVDSVDRAMRELESALVVRVERRHDGRQNLTNRYHLRTSNPGLAAPERGRSGGGRSSAATPSRLPQGGRTGAATPSRLPQGGRTVTATPGRRSAARVAADVPPNPETSTETPPSTPTTPHRSPGAALLIACGISDLAALAAECAGARRAAGCSTSRWTAAGLLPAIQLAVVHRGHPADRVVPALLAVAADPATRSPMRLAEAGPWWTAPPTTAAPPEGDETALGELEARLDDTDGLRVRLQVEARAQLRAEGLALTRATVIRRACQLLDQRTPLVDVHAPDAGAPALRAL